The following proteins are co-located in the Apis mellifera strain DH4 linkage group LG11, Amel_HAv3.1, whole genome shotgun sequence genome:
- the LOC725984 gene encoding uncharacterized protein LOC725984, with translation MIFNKIVLLIIYFELQLIWTQTTIPKSLRECYKNNVTLNPPIPLNLRILIDIIQKMEKYSYSTIDMRIMSSSILHRFRFDGIEYHKNIQTTENILPFSGTGIQRIKHKLIEELIPGKPEILPVHILSQEERCILHQAISSSILLFDNENKYKLYEQIPQTKKLRDRMLTDTWNYPRQQGVILTPCGTIAPGIIIGAIAASLQHQNIAVNQLVTNLEAPSNTAHNYDSPNKILFNNTFHLLKMNSTNIYNLKYNKEEVEFILPRSQIIHKPSMWYNALKSSSMKIDNIWLTTIAGELAEMIVYQGPLGNNITFGATGFWQNIIRPTIYYLTNSYKNFYVTRAELIGGIDGMIISSYLQSWIQDFYSLRLSQILEMYYSYEGVVFNTNVKACDRIQTFQYAVPKTILNEQTYAIAQTLAYRKSIAYISPETLQQMVDFATEKFYTYAENHLFPELSCHQINQPQIEAIIIFDGGWTIQYTIDFLAILIQDLDISMYGSKMGIIHGTSGEWLLNVTNSPSIAFQTLNNFTNAMWSTQFNYMQVLKTVFSYLNNTWEYNHKHHIIGNLGQVVILLVPLAHISNNEKESIITLLHQLKYNHPDVHFVYYVSRYNENLFESFILSNEDYMIKNSNIDAIVQYVLKIPRALRPATTLGLNNSKIPQIEDYISPSKSITYRIHSHWKQNMKKILIKIHTFNYGTMKVCMWIKFESNDKKNLQCIELAGYKEITLTDHFKCTSISACPNLYLHIQNVTSLYKCAEIDCKTPDQIRFIIRINQQNIDYNNSADQNVILISLYIFILFIFQILM, from the exons atgatatttaataaaattgtattattaataatttattttg aattacaattaatatggACACAAACAACTATACCCAAGTCACTTAgagaatgttataaaaataatgtcacATTGAATCCTCctattccattaaatttacGTATATTGATTGATATCATACagaagatggaaaaatattcatattcaacaATAGATATGAGAATAATGTCTTCATCAATATTACACag atttagatttgatggtattgaatatcataaaaatattcaaactacGGAAAATATATTGCCATTCAGTGGAACTGGAATACAACGTATTAAACACAAATTgatagaagaattaattccAGGCAAACCAGAAATTTTACCAGTTCATATACTTTCACAGGAAGAACGTTGTATACTTCACCAGGCTATTTCAAGctcaattttgttatttgataatgaaaataaatataaattatatgaacaaATTCCtcaaactaaaaaattaagag atagaatGCTTACTGATACATGGAATTATCCAAGACAACAAGGAGTGATTCTGACACCATGTGGTACTATTGCCCCTGGAATAATTATAGGAGCAATTGCTGCATCTCTTCAACATCAAAACATTGCTGTAAATCAATTGGTTACAAATTTGGAAGCACCTTCAAATACAGCACATAATTATGATTCTcccaacaaaatattatttaataatacttttcatttattaaaaatgaattctacaaatatatataatttaaaatacaataaagaaGAAGTTGAATTTATTCTTCCAAGAAgtcaaataattcataaacctTCTATGTGGTATAATGCTTTAAAGTCATCATctatgaaaattgataatatatggTTAACAACAATTGCAG GCGAATTAGCAGAAATGATTGTGTATCAAGGACCTTTaggaaataatataacttttggTGCAACAGGATTCTGGCAAAATATCATACGTCCAACTATTTATTATCTcacaaattcatataaaaatttttatgtaactcGAGCTGAATTAATAGGAGGCATTGatg gaATGATAATTTCAAGTTATTTACAAAGTTGGATTCAAGATTTTTACAGTCTTCGACTCAgtcaaattttagaaatgtatTATTCATATGAAGGTGTTGTATTCAATACAAACGTAAAAGCTTGCGATCGAATACAAACCTTCCAATATGCAGTACCAAAGACTATTTTAAATGAGCAG acTTATGCTATAGCTCAGACATTAGCTTATCGTAAAAGCATCGCGTATATTTCTCCTGAAACATTACAACAAATGGTTGATTTTGCaactgaaaaattttatacttatgcagaaaatcatttatttcctGAATTATCTTGTCATCAAATAAATCAACCACAAATAGAAGCGATAATCATATTTGACGGTGGATGgacaatacaatatacaatagatTTCCTTGC aattttaatacaagATTTAGATATATCAATGTATGGATCAAAAATGGGAATAATACACGGTACTTCAGGAGAATGGTTATTAAATGTTACAAACAGTCCATCAATTGCATttcaaacattaaataattttacaaatgctATGt GGTCtacacaatttaattatatgcaaGTTTTAAAAACAGTATTTTCCTATCTAAATAATACTTGGGAATACAATCATAAGCATCATATAATTGGAAATCTTGGACAAGTAGTTATATTATTGGTTCCATTAGCACATATATCTAATAACGAAAAAGAATCTATAATAACGTTATTAcatcaattaaaatacaatcatCCAG atgttcattttgtatattatgtatcgagatataatgaaaatttatttgaatcatttattttatcaaatgaagattatatgataaaaaattccaatatcgaTGCTATTGTTCAATATGTGTTAAAaa ttCCACGAGCACTAAGACCTGCAACAACTTTAGgtttgaataattcaaaaattccccAAATAGAAGATTATATAAGTCCTTCGAAATCAATTACTTATAGAATACATTCACATTGgaaacaaaatatgaaaaaaatcttaattaaa atTCATACTTTTAATTATGGTACAATGAAAGTCTGTATgtggataaaatttgaatccaatgacaaaaaaaatttgcaatgtaTAGAATTAGCtggttataaagaaattacattAACTGATCACTTTAAATGTACCAGTATTTCAGCATGTCCTAATTTGTATCTTCATATCCAAAATGTaacttctttatataaatgtgcag aaatagaTTGTAAAACACCGGATCAAATAAGATTCATCATAAGAATAAATcaacaaaatattgattataataattctgcaGATCAGAATGTAATATTGatctcattatatatttttattttatttatatttcagatacttatgtaa
- the LOC411735 gene encoding nuclear pore complex protein Nup133 — translation MDRTNIGNTLGRNLTSPRKRMSIIQSLRKNNSTISVSGRSNQSVQIICKSPNHVVESFGSSLPVLVTEALTFVDRNIAVSVNISIDGWAWLVCGRRLLVWQCKTTIHDSKQKRTFKSQCRELLLPQSDLAHKAECVAVWLPSGYQVPSCMAVSPEGIVRFWVSVAHEGSSVETSAELAGQEVDCLTYIPGHGCILATTTCTVALLQSQFIGGKNSVTCQVLRTSQGWLGGIGRRMTSLIFGAIPQSPVTETKLVKVTCTTLGDRGSRVLILAGSSLQYWSFPYNEQEKIEFDEDIGHIISQTFQRKIWESSACNPQNMETWLIDMQPCNEGIVFLMAAYCADASSFIEFALGLIQLSGTTLANTFKWFIPIKIDPISYHNDAESTLVSYRFILCGWEAIIYNQYKVLVVNCTSENEQDKIDLVRGGDDSILGGALCSGTPVLFTKNFGLVSIMPSDFISQDFNMSYTDNTNADYNYRSNSTQNFTSLISNEEVQDMFYSSDNCTQLRAAFLLSLRQNRAQCEEILSQLFPLQEEPIMDIDANLDTLILKVAKDLIDDYPANDPRWSNHRDLSMTINAVTSMQILNQLEGKQKAIDLFIIFLKEHDLWNRFCAVTYRGIIISTPYVLEEYAEKIIAALTIYNLQNKYADIIDTIIEQTLSPESYVSDELTARDIFYREVSTVHRFLPTLVNNASEVTQSERPIQQVAHYIMQVNAILLGVLHEVMKYRQHNAERFLPTRCSYGITEYLPWTAAIGRHGLRNCLTTMYNLTLKHGITGTNDSTVRNELYEQLVSYIDLILDGRKCHLESVKGTEKFEILLKQYETDRMNLIQPLIKEEQYDNAAMLAEKYCDFASLIQICELTNNKSRLDGYIKKFAAQDFVGFLFSWYVKDGRQGQLVEKCRRDGTIELSEKLAEHPTLSWVQSALMDDLRFAANTLHSLAIQENELVTRKKSMLSLAKLALLASDDLEEEIRDCVKRIDNELALIAHQEDLPTQLLTTYGYDVEKLRVFTPTELITLYTSDDNIEANEYDFKKALDLLKYMEQEDEKVSLKLQIWARAAKRDQWDTIGKNPEQQVQETIFFKLMDLAHFMGGEVNEFLPPVDMLLVEPELGNLAASSNFQFLIKFVYEYAYSNY, via the exons atGGATCGAACGAATATAGGAAATACATTGGGAAGAAATTTAACATCTCCGCGGAAGCGTATGtcaattattcaatctttaagaaaaaataattc aacaaTAAGTGTATCTGGACGATCAAATCAGTCCGtacaaataatatgtaaatcacCGAACCATGTAGTTGAGAGCTTTGGATCATCTTTACCTGTACTTGTTACAGAAGCTTTAACATTTGTAGATAGAAACATTGCAGTCAgtgttaatatttcaatagatGGTTGGGCTTGGCTTGTATGTGGTCGAAGATTACTTGTATGGCAGTGTAAGACTACTATTCATGattcaaaacaaaaaagaacttTTAAAAGTCAGTGtcgtgaattattattacccCAAAGTGATTTAGCTCATAAAGCAGAATGTGTAGCTGTATGGTTGCCTTCAGGCTATCAg gtACCTAGTTGTATGGCTGTTTCTCCTGAAGGTATTGTACGTTTTTGGGTTAGTGTTGCACATGAAGGATCTTCCGTAGAAACAAGTGCAGAACTTGCTGGACAAGAAGTTGATTGTCTTACTTACATTCCTGGTCATGGTTGTATTTTAGCTACAACCACATGTACAGTAGCATTGTTACAATCACAGTTTATTGGTGGTAAAAATAGTGTTACTTGTCAGGTTCTTAGAACAAGTCAAGGATGGCTAGGAGGTATAGGAAGAAGAATGACTTCTCTTATCTTTGGTGCTATACCTCAATCCCCAGTTACAGAAACA aaattaGTAAAAGTTACTTGCACAACTTTAGGAGATAGAGGATCAAGAGTTCTGATTTTAGCTGGTTCATCTTTGCAATATTGGTCTTTTCCTTATAATGAACAAGAGAAAATAGAGTTTGATGAAGATATTGGACATATTATTTCACAAactttccaaagaaaaatttgg gaATCAAGTGCATGTAATCCACAAAACATGGAAACCTGGCTGATTGATATGCAACCATGTAATGAAGGAATAGTCTTTTTAATGGCAGCTTATTGTGCTGATGCATCatcttttattgaatttgCATTAg gTTTGATACAATTATCTGGTACAACATTagcaaatacatttaaatggTTTATACCAATTAAAATCGATCCTATTTCATATCATAATGATGCTGAATCAACTTTAGTTTCTTATCGCTTTATATTATGTGGTTGGGaagctattatatataatcaatataaagtaCTTGTTGTGAATT gtACATCTGAAAATGAACAGGACAAAATAGATTTAGTGAGAGGTGGAGATGATAGCATTCTTGGTGGTGCATTGTGTTCAGGAACTCCAgttttatttactaaaaaCTTTGGATTAGTTTCTATTATGCCATCAGATTTTATATCAcaagattttaatat gagTTACACAGATAATACAAATGctgattataattatcgatctAATTCGACACAAAATTTTACTAGTCTTATTAGTAATGAAGAAGTTCAAGATATGTTTTATAGTTCTGATAACTGTACGCAATTACGTGCTGCATTTCTTCTTAGTTTACGACAAAATAGA GCACAatgtgaagaaattttatcacaaCTTTTTCCTTTGCAAGAAGAACCAATAATGGATATAGATGCTAATCTTGATACGCTGATTTTAAAAGTTGCTAAAGATTTGATAGATGATTATCCAGCAAATGATCCACGTTGGTCAAATCATAgagatttat CCATGACAATAAATGCAGTTACTTCAATGCAAATACTTAATCAATTAGAAGGAAAACAGAAAgctatagatttatttataatatttttgaaagaacaTGATTTATGGAATAGa ttTTGTGCTGTTACATATAGgggaataattatatctacaCCATATGTTCTTGAAGAATAtgcagaaaaaataattgcagcATTAACCATatataatcttcaaaataa atatgcAGATATTATAGATACAATAATAGAACAAACTTTAAGTCCTGAATCATATGTATCTGATGAATTAACAGCtcgtgatatattttatcgcgaAGTTAGTACTGTGCATCGTTTTCTTCCTACTTTAGTGAATAATGCATCAGAGGTAACTCAATCTGAAAGACCTATTCAACAGGTAGCACATTATATCATGCAAGTAAATGCTATATTATTA GGTGTACTACACGAAGTGATGAAATACCGACAACATAATGCTGAACGATTTCTTCCTACAAGATGTTCGTATGGTATAACTGAATATCTTCCTTGGACAGCAGCAATTGGAAGACATGGATTAAGAAATTGTCTTACTACAATG tataatTTAACTCTTAAGCATGGCATAACTGGAACCAATGATTCAACTGTAAGAAACGAATTGTACGAACAGTTAGTGagttatatagatttaatattggaTGGTCGAAAATGTCATTTAGAAAGTGTTAAGGGtacagaaaaatttgaaatactttTGAAGCAATATGAAACAGatcgaatgaatttaattcaacCATTGA taaaagaAGAACAGTATGATAATGCTGCAATGTTAGctgaaaaatattgtgattttGCATCTCTCATACAAATATGTGAATTAACTAACAATAAAAGTCGATTGgatggatatataaaaaaatttgcagcTCAAGATTTTGtgggatttttattttcatg GTATGTAAAAGATGGTCGACAGGGTCAATTAGTAGAAAAGTGTAGACGCGATGGTACAATTGaattatcagaaaaattgGCTGAACATCCAACTTTATCATGGGTACAATCTGCTCTTATGGACGATTTACGTTTTGCTGCTAATACTCTTCATTCTTTAGCAAttcaagaaaatgaattaGTGACACGTAAAAAG tCCATGCTTTCTTTAGCAAAATTGGCTCTTCTTGCTTCGGAtgatttagaagaagaaataagagaTTGTGTGAAAAGAATTGATAATGAATTGGCATTGATAGCCCATCAGGAAGACTTACCAACTCAGTTACTTACGACGTATGGTTACGATGTAGAAAAATTACGAGTATTTACACCAACAGAATTAATTacg ttATATACATCTGATGATAATATTGAGGCAAatgaatatgattttaaaaaagctCTTGATTTGCTAAAATATATGGAACAAGAAGATGAAAAAGTgtctttaaaattacaaatttgggCACGAGCCGCTAAACGAGATCAATGGGATACTATAGGAAAAAATCCTGAACAACAAGTACaagaaactatattttttaaattaatggatCTCGCACACTTTATgg gagGTGAAGTAAATGAATTTCTTCCTCCAGTTGATATGCTTTTGGTAGAACCTGAATTAGGAAATCTTGCTGCATCAAGTAATTTTCAGTTCCTGATAAAATTCGTATATGAATATGCATATAgcaattattaa